A window of Prionailurus bengalensis isolate Pbe53 chromosome E1, Fcat_Pben_1.1_paternal_pri, whole genome shotgun sequence genomic DNA:
ggcgcctggctggctcagtctgtcaaggggcggactcttgatttcagttcaggtcatgatctcacggttgtgagtttgagccccgcgtcgggctctgcgctcacagtgcgGAGCCGGCCTTagattctccgtctctctctctgcccctccccctgctcatgcgtgctctctctctttctcaaaaataaataaacgtttaaaaaaattatttaatataaaaaaataataagaattcaGGATTTCTTGCTTCTTTCGAAAAAAAGATTTGGAGACTTGAGCCTTCATGCACACGTGCCAAACATCAGCTGGGACTGCCCCATACACAGTTTAGGGGACACTGCACAGAGGTGATGACCAAGCTGAAATGTGGCCCAAGCGGGACTGTGAAGGAGGACGGAAGAGAAGAGCAGCCCAGGGACAGGCCTCGTCCTGACCGGGACACCGCACTGCATGCTCGGGCCCCGCAGGACCCTGGGCCCTCGCTGTGGGTGCCCGTTCCCGGGCCCAGCCTCACCCACATCCCCTGTCCACCTATCTGGGAATACCCACCTGCCCAGGGTCCTACAagctgcccttctcccccagcccccttccgGCCCCTACTCAAGTGCCAAGTGTCAGCCGTGGCCCCGGGGCAGCCGGCACCGTCATTCCTCCTGGCCTGGCCAGCGCCCGGGGTGCCCCCAGTTCTGTACTCCTCACCCGCACAGGAACATCTGAGGACTCGCGCGTGCCCCTTCCCTCGTTCCCACAACCTCTTGGGGCACAGGGGATGGGACAGGCCCTCAACACAGATCTGGCAATGCTGGCGCGCAAGTCTGTTGACTCAAGGGTGGTGGTGCCGGAAGACGGGGCTGCCGATCTGGGGCAGGGGTGGCGAATTCAAATGCCAGGGAGTGACATGGGCCGATGGCAGCCGTGAGGGGCCGGGGAGGCCGTGCGCTCCGCCGTGGCCAGCTACAGCCCAGCAGAACGACAGCACTTAGGGTCCGTGGGATGCTGGACACGTGACTCCATGTGGAAAACCTCCAGACTTGTAAAAGTGGGCAACTGactcaaaactgaaaacacagggagaccgcctgggcggctcagccggagaagcgtccaactcctgatttcggctcaggtcgtgatctgagttcgagccccgcatcaggctctacgccGACGGCAAGGAGCTTGCTcaggcttctttctctctctctctgtatgccCAACCCGCGTCAATGAACCCgcgtaaataaacttaaaacaaaaacaacttagaACACACAGTTGGGGCCAAACAGAAATCTCCCGAGGGTTCGACTTTGAGCTGCCAGCCTGTAGGAGGACAGGTGACCCTTCCGGGTGCTCCGGCTGGGCCGTGCACTCACGCCATGGACTGGTGGAAGTCGGACAGGTCCTTCTGCGTGGCATGGAGAAAGAGGATGGTAGCAGCCTGGGGACTCAGCGACCCGTCCCAGGAGGTACTGCCCGCCTGCGGGGACAGGTGGAGGGGTGTCAGGACCCAGCAGGCGAGCCCCGTACCACCCGGCGCTGGGAGGGCAGTACCTGGTGCTGGGTGACCTCGTGGGACACGAGCTGCTGCAGCAGGTGGAGGTGCACCGTGTAGCTGGGCTGGGAGCGGCTGGCCGCGGTGGCTCTCTGCAACGGGGCCAGCACGGCGGTGAGTGGAGGGCCCCGCGGCCGGTGCGGCCCGTCCGGCCACCCCAGGCAGGCCCCTGGACGGTCCCTGTACCCGGCCCCCAACCTACCCGCTTGTGAATGAGCTGGAACTGGAGGTGGCACTGACCGCGGTCGGGGTAGGTCTCGGTGCAGGGCTCCAGAGGGTACCACTGATCCTCTTGGCAGCGTAGGTCCTGGCGGGAAGGGCGGGCAGGGGGTGCCCGTGCCCATGGGTGGCATGAATCTCACACAGTTGGGGGCAGAGGAGGCAAGAGGAGGGAGACCCCAGGCCCTGCTTGGTGTGGACCCGGTACCGCTCCCCTGAACTCCTCGTGAACCCCCGTTCGGTCTCTCTCCTGAGCCTCTTTCCTGACCCCACTCACCTGTAGCCTCAGAACCACGTTCCCCAGAAAATCATCCTGGCCTTTGTCCTTCCGGGCCTCCTTAAAGATCCTGTTCCAGACAGGGTCCATGAGGGGGATGGGCCAAGACACTGAGGGGTCAGGCTGGGATCCGTCCCCATCCTGGGCCCAGACACAGCCTGCAGCCCAGCAGACAACCCGCATGcacggggagggcagaggggcccACACGCCCTCCCCAGGAACCTGCTCCCCACGGCATTCACCTCCGCAGCCCATGCAGATCGGTGAGTTCCCCGAGCTTCTGTCTGACAGACTCCACGGTATCCAGGTCCCTGAGGGGGGCAAAGGTCTGAGCAAAAGGCAGGGAGGGTGTCCGGGGAGCCCCTGACCCCTTCGGGAGGAGggcctaccccacccccactcgccccctttctctccctgaccCCGCCAGGCAGGGGACGCCCCTCACCACATGTCCAGATGGAAGCTTGAGTTGCTTATGTCCTCAAACTCCCTACAGGGAGGAAAGGGCACGGCTGAGGGCCTTGGAGGGCCGGAGCCAACCGGAGCCTGTCCCTGGgagctccctcccccactccgccACTGTCCAGTCCGACCCCTCCTAGCAAACTGCTCCTCCGTCCTCTAAGGCAAGGCTTCGGCCTACCCCCCAGACCAACCCTCCACACCCCGCCTGCACACATGGGCCACTGCTCTGTCCTGTCTGGCCTCCCGTCTATCTCTGGCCCAGGGAGCAGGCTCCTCCTCCGGTCAGGCCGAGTCACCTCCCCTGAGTCAGGAAGTCCTGCTGATCTCACTGAGGGAATAGGGGCTGGGGCCGGGCCACGTACAGGATGAAGGTCTCCTCCCAGACAGGGTTGAGGGTCTGGGTGATGACCTGGGTGCGGTGGGTCTGCTCCTCTGGGATGGTGTGCCTCACCACAGCCTTCTGCCGATGCCGGGACCCAGGGCTGCCTCCCGGCGCGCCCACCCCCTGCTCAATGCCCAGCAGGCAGTAGGGGTCACTGAAtcctggggaagggggggaaggacGAGGCCACCAGGGTGCTGGCCAGGCTCCCTGGGAGACTCCCTCATCACCCCAGGGGCAAAGCCCCAGCCCATCCACAGACTCGAAGGGCCCGGGGTCAGCAGCACCCAGGTGAGCCCCGGGGGACGCCTGGGAGATGGGAGCTCCCTCCCAGTTCTGGGACAGCCTGATGGGGAGAAGGAGATGTTGGCAAGAAGGCCCTCAGGGACCCTCACCCTCTACTCACCACTGACGTCTTTGCCCAGAATGCCCTTGGCTTGTTTCACCGTTGCCTTCAGACAAAATATTGGCTTCTGGAAGGACGGGAGGGTGAGCCTGACTCCTGGAGGGAGCTGGGCTTCCCGGCCCCTGTCCTAGCCTAGGGCGGTCCTGGACCAGGGTTACCTCAAGCTTCTGGACCTTCTGCAGCAGCTGCTGGTGTTCCTCGGGCCCCATGTGGAAGGCCTGGTGGGATGGGAGCGTAAGAGACTTAGGGCACAGGGCGGGGACGGCCGGCGGGGAAGAGGACTCCTGCCTGAGTCCAGGCTGCAGGATGGCGGGCAGAGTGGGGGCTGGGCTCACCTCCTGCAGGTATCGAAGCAGCTCTGAGGCCTCCTTCACATGGTTGGGCTCGGGCTGACCCAGGCGGTGCAGGATGGTGTAGAGAGCTTCCTCGTAGAGTAGGGCCCGCTGAGGCACAGCACAGTCACCTCAGGGACCCCTGTCAGCCCACTGCAAGGCGagcccccccacccgccccccgccATCCACCCCTGGCACCAGCACTGCACTCCCAAAGCTGGGACGAGGCACCCCCAAcgtgtgggggatgggggggggttaAGACCCAGaagtctccctcccctgctgttgCCATCAGCCTTGGCCAGTGGCCAAGGAGAGTGTTCTGAAGAATGTGGGGCTGCCTCCCACCACCTCACTGCCTCCCCAATACTCTGATTCTTACCTCTTCAGGGGAGAAGTGGTGGGATGGAGGCTCGATCTGGGGAGCAAGGTGAAAAGACAGATGTCCCCAAGGCCTGGACCAGGGCTCAGACAGCAGGAACGGCTCCTCACCAAGCAGGCCCAGGCCTAGGGCTGCGGGGTCCCCGGCCTCCAACCCACCAGGGCCGCACACCTGTTCCCACAGCAGGCCTCCCGGGAGTCCAGGCCCCGGACCGCCTTCCTCGTCCCCTGGCCGGCCGCGGCTGAAGTCCATTGGCGCTTGGCTGCCCCAGCAGGGTGAGCTCGCGGCACCCGTGGCCCcaacctcccttccttccccagaggAAGCAGCACCGCTTATCGGGTCGGCCACGCTCACACCCTAGCGGCGGAAGTGAGGCCCAGCAGTGGAGGTGGGAGACTGGGGGACATGCCAAGCAGGCCTGGGGGCCACTCAGCtggtccccacccaccccccccagcaccccagccCACGGCAGGGCCGCTCCCTAACAGCTGGTGACTTTGGAGCTGGAGGAGCAGAGGATGGGGTGGGTGGCCCCACCAAAGGCACAGGCTCAGAGAGCCTCAGACCCCAAGACCTGAGGCCCAGGATGGCCCAGAGAACACGCAGCAGCCCCCGGTCTGCCAACCCAGAAGGTCCTGCCCAGGTGCTGCGAAAGGCAGGGAAGGGACCACACCCTTAGCCCCAGCCCGTGAGAGGTGGAGCCCCGCACCCTGGCCACTCTCCTCACTGAGGTCAGTCCTACCTCCTGAGCCGTTCGGGGCAGGGGATCCTGCAGATCTCTGACCCTGCGGCGCCTTATCTTGATGGCCTGGCGTAAGAGGGGAGGGCGCCGCTGGGACTGGGAGAGGTGTGTCGCCATGGTGGCCcgttctgcccttcccctctgccgAGCCGCTGCCGCAGGGTGACGATCACGAAGCCACAGGATTATGCAAAGAGCACCGGGTGCCACCCTGCgcgagggaggggtgggggccgcGGGCCGGGGGAGGTTCCGGTCAGGGTTTCACCACCTCTGAGGCCTGTACCTTCCTCCCTCCGGCCTGCTGGGGTCCTGGGAGGAACTCTCCCAAACTGGAGGCAGGTGGACCCGGTGGGCGGGTCCggctccaccccaccctcccacagaggccgggagacgggggagggggggggcgtcagcgccaccctgccccctcccagctgtGCACCCAGCTGGGCCAGGGGCCGAGGGGAGCTGCCCCGTGTCGGTGGGGTTCTCACCCACAGACCTAGGGCGGAGCTGGGCAGGGCACAGGGTGGGGGCTCCAGAGAGGCATCTCCCCAGGGGGCAGCCAACTGCTCAGCCTGCTCCACTCCACAGGTGACATTCCACCAAGGTGACTGGGCCAAGCTGTGCTGGGCGGAGACGGCCCTGGGGCCCCTGCCCCCACAAGGACATCAAGAGGGTGCTCCCTTCACATGCCCTTGTAGGGGGTTAGCCAACCCCAGGGACTTCTGGGCGGGGCTGGCCAGAGGACGAGGCTGGAGAGACGGTGCAGCCCAGCaagaagggacagaaaaatagGACACTTCAGTACTGGGCTTTCTGAGCTCCCAGAGGCACGGATGCCACACCCATGGCCTTCCTCCAGGCCAGGGCCCAGGGGGGTGCAGGCCTGGGCACGGAGGTTGGCTCTTCCCTGCTCCCAGGCACGGAGCTTCACAAGGAGAAGGCACCCGCAGGAGGGGCCACCTGACATGTCCCTCCCACAGGCACCCTTCCACGAGGTGGTGAGCACAGCAGCCCGGCCCCTGGTTCTAAAGCTCTAAAGCTCCCAGCCCAGGACAGCTGCTGggctgccccaggccccaggggacCCCGTGGGTGGGCGAAGTTGCCGAGTAACCACCGTGGAATGGAGACGTGGGAAGCCGGAGTGGTCCTGGGCCCCCATGCGCTGTGGGAACAAGGGGCTCTCACACGGGGCGGGAACAGTCTCCCCAGGGCCCTTAGCAGCCAGTTCTCTTTTTCTAAGAGATCATGCTGGTCACCACACACAGAGCCAGACAGGTCCAGTCACTTCATTTTTACTACTTCACATTTTCAGCAAACAAATCAAGGTGCAAACAGGGTTTATTTCACGTTAATATATTAACTGGttgttgtctttctctttccttttttttttttgtcaaataaatAGGGAATTCTCTTTAAATAACCATCTCCTCACTTCACGGCCAGTCCAGAAGCAAACGAGAGCAAATTTTAGTGCATCCAGGGGGCGTATCACCAATTAGGCATGAAGCTTAAAGGGAagagggcagggtgaggggcTGGTGAGAGGTCACGGTCAGCACACAGGTTCAGGCCAGGCCCCAGGGGTCAGGGCCTTTGTTCCAGCCCACCCAGCAGCCCCCAAATGGCATGATGGGATGGATGAACACGCATCCAGTCTGAGAAGCCCCttctagagagaaaagagagaaggcaaagggaaacaaatgccAGGAACACTCGGGGGGGAAGCAGTGGGCTCCCTCCCCATCGCGGCGGCCTGGTCCTGAGGCGGCCCACCCCCTGGAAGCTCACGTTAAAGCTCCAAAAAGTCACAAAGCGGTGGCGACAGACAACAGACGACcgaggacaggacaggacagggaggggaagaagagtgTGACCGGGGCTGGAGGCTGGCTGGGATTGGAATGTGGGCTGACAGTCCGGTTTCCATGGGTAGGCACAGACCAGAGTGGAGGGAATGTGAGGGGGGCCTGGCAGGGGCCCTCAGGAAGACCCGAGGCTGGTCTGAGGGAGTTCACGAGGCCGAGTATAAAGTGGATTCCAAAACGAGGGAGCTGGACTGCGGTACAGGAGGTGGCCAGAGAGTCTCCGTGGGGAGAAACTACTAGAGCAAGACGGGAACGAGGTGGACGCTCACGCTCCTGAACAGAGCCCCAGGCGTGGCGGGAGGGAAGCACGACCGAGCGGCGCCGACTGAGCGGGCTCTGAGCTATAGCTTGAGAAGCTGCGAGGCACGGCTCCCGAGTCAGGGGGGCCCCCCCTTCCCTCAACACCAGTCCTTGGGAAGTGTTTTATAATCACACCTGGAGGAAGAACAAGGCCCTTCCATCACCCCCCCGAACCCCAGTCTCAGCcccaagaggaagggaagggaagagtgacgaggggtgggaagcaggggtgggaggggtctACTGGGTCTTCTTATCTTCCGGGGGGTAGTAGGGAGGTGGCGGAGGCTGggtctgaggaaggaaggaagaaagatcgcATTAGAAGGTTCACAACGAGACCAGATCTTCCCACCCCTAACCCCCTGCATCTGGCCGCCCGCGCATGGGCCCTGCTCACCGTGGGCATGTAGACGTTGTGTGGGTTGCCCGGGTTGTAATAGGCGCTGGCAGCCGCTTCTGCCGCCTTGGCTTCAGCTGCGAGAACAAACACGCTTGGGCTAAGTCCCAGCGACAAGCCCTCCCCTCTTCCAGCTGCCCCTGGAGCTGTACTGAGATAGATGCCCCCCGCCAGGCATCCTCCCCCCACAGCTAGTGCTGCCTGGTCCAGTTTGGTTCTGTCCAACTCCTTTACCCCTCTCTCCCCATGATCCCGCCAGGTGGTACCGCCACCATGCGGTTACAGAAGACAAGACGATACAGGGAGACCGTCCCAGCCCCCGGGCACAAGGCTAGTCGGGGAAGAGGCTGGAGGTGAGGGTGGAATGTAGACCCTCCCCAGGAGCAACCACACTGCTAGTCCCCGGGACTAGTCCAAGGCTCGGGGTCATTCACCAGGTGGAGCTCCCGGCCGACCTCTAACCGTTCTCTGAGGCTCTCCACACAGCCACGGAGAGGGGAGGGCTGGCCCCCCAGGACTGCTAGCAGCCCAGGGCCTCACCTGCAGGAGTAGAGGGGACATCAGGGCCGCTGACAGGAGGTTCCATGGGCCCAGGATAGGGCGGTGGTGGGGGCTGCACATATCCCATGGCCCCGTCCATCATGGGGGGTCCTGGATAGAACTCTGCTCGGCAAGAGAGGAACAGGGGCCAGTGAGCAGCCTAGCCCCTCAGCTGGCAGCTCCCGGGCCTCTCCACCTTCTCAATTAGTCCTGAAGCAGCTTGAAGAACAAGTCTCCCCTCTACAACCCCCTGGCCTGGGTGGGGTGGttagtgggtgggtggggtgaggggtgggcagCAAAGGACACACTCACCAGGTGGGGGCGGTGGATAGGGGTAGCCAGGAGGGCAGGGGTACATTCCATTGGCGACTGGCGGGGGAAAGACATAGGCCCCGCTGGGCATGTAAGAATACCCATAGGCTCCATTGGGGGCTTCACCTCGGGAGGCTATAAGtacaaggggagagagaaatgagtgTCGCCTACCGAGGGGAGCTGCAGGGTCCCTGGAATGTGCACAGCAGACATGCCCTACCCCGCCCCATTCCACTCCCCATCCACGCTGGAGCCAGCCTTGGTCAGGGAAGAAGTGAGGAGTCTGGATGGGGAGGCAGGTCAGAGCCAAGGCAGGGGAGGTCAAGGGcagcggggaggggtgggcagaggacagatggacagaaagagggaggttCGGGGATGGGGTACCAGCCGGAGCCGGGGTGAGGCTGGGGGCGACGGGAGGATGTCTGCCGAGCACAACCCTTGGGGATTTCAAGTGTTAATGGTAGCTTAAAGGTTGGGTTTCACGTTTGTTTTTATGAGGCCACAGTAAAATGTCCTTGGGTCCAAAGAGCTTTGTCAAGATGTCCTATACCTGCTCCAGACAGGGCAAACCCAGCCTTCGAGGTACAGGCCGGAGTGACGCTAATTACAAGCTTTCTTCTCAATTCCCAGCCCCGGCAGGCCCGGGGCCCAGAGACTTTCTCTCTCTAGTGCTTAAAAGATCAGAATAAAAAGTAAACCAAGTCAAATGCACAAACTAAACCCACGCGTGTCAGTGTGTCCTTCGCCCCGGGGGCTTTCAGAGCCTTGATACCTTGAGATGCCACCTGTAGCATCCGTTGTCCAAACTCGATGGCTCCCCCTGCCGTAAAGGTCAACTTGTATGGCGCAGAGCCTTCCCAGCCACCTGGGAGGGGAACATTGCGTCAACAGCTCAGGAAAAGAACACAGCCTCAAGAGCCTCAAGGGACGGCTCTCTGTTCTCTTGGGGTCTCTGGCCAGTGACCTGGTGGCCTGCGGGGCAAGGGTTGGCTCTGCAGTGCCCGCCTCCTGCCCGTGCCTGCTTCGCTCTTTGGAAGAGGCGGCTCTTCTTTCTTGGAACAAGCCTGTTACCCCACCCCCAGCCGTGGAAGTCCATCAGCCCTAGAGCCTCCCACCCCCACGAAGCAGCCTCCCTAGGGCAGGTTCACTCAGCAACAAGTGACATTCAAGTTCAGAGCAGATCTCCCCTCCTGAGGGGCCTAAGGATGGACCCCTGGCCCCTCGAACCTGGCTTCTGCCAGAGGGGAACTGTGAGCGCCTAGAGACCAAGCTTCCACTTGGCTGGGTGTGAGGGGAAGGCCAAGTTCGACAAAGAAGTCTCTGGTGTCTGCACAAAAGCCGGCCACCAAACAGGGCGTCTCTGGTGGCAGAGAGACAGCTGGCTCTTCCTGGCTCTAGGGAAAAGGCCCCTCCCGAGAACCTGACAGCTAAACTTTGCACACATTCCCCAGGTCAcgataagcattttttttcttagtttgcaGTGACATAGCTGATTTTGCTCTGAGAATGTGATCTGAGTTGCTACCTTTCACGCCAGCATCTCCTAGCCCTTGGCCAAAACCCACCTCTGCTGAACAACTGGCAGCCTGGGTGTTGGGCTTGGAAGCTAACCCAGAGCCAGGAAGAGGACAAGGCCCGGGGGTGATAAGGGTCCGAAGGGGACGTCTAGCAGGGGCGCGGCAGAGCACCTCTCTGGAAGCCCCATCCGTGGCCCGGAGCCTTCATCACCCACCTCCTGCTTCAGCCTTCACTGTTCCCTTGATGTAGTTCGCACCAAACACAGGTtgcttgatctcacagtccttcATCAGATAAAAGGGCATCATGAAGGACTGCATGGCATCCTTTCCTTTGGACAGAAAGACAACCTGCAGGCAGAGAGGACGGGAGCCATCAGCGCCCACCCCACGGCCCGAAGCCCCCCTTAGCTAGCACCTCCCGTGCGTGAGGGGTCTGCTCCCCCGGCCAGGGCCCAGCAGCCCCAGGGCGCTCTGCACCCAGGAAGCTTCTGGAGAGCACTCTGAAAGTGAAAGGTCCCACGTGCAGCCTGGCTGGAGGCCGAACGTGGGTGTTTGTGAGAAAAAAGACGCCGTTCACAGCGTGTGTGAGAGGAACAGACCGCCCTGCCGTTTGAGTGGCGGTGAGGGGGTGGCGGATGTGGCACAAAAGTGCAGAGCgctggggcagagaggcaggggtaGGCAGCGCTGGCTTCCAGAGCGGGGAGGTGTAGCCCGACGGGGTGAGATCCTGGGAGAAGGGGGCTGCCCAAAGAGCAGCAAGAGCTTCCCGTCCCGCACTTGGGACAACCCTCTGTTTTAAACCCGTGACTTCCATCTGTGGCTGAAGATGACAGAAAAGGC
This region includes:
- the WBP2 gene encoding WW domain-binding protein 2 isoform X1 — encoded protein: MALNKNHSEGGGVIVNNTESILMSYDHVELTFNDMKNVPEAFKGTKKGTVYLTPYRVVFLSKGKDAMQSFMMPFYLMKDCEIKQPVFGANYIKGTVKAEAGGGWEGSAPYKLTFTAGGAIEFGQRMLQVASQASRGEAPNGAYGYSYMPSGAYVFPPPVANGMYPCPPGYPYPPPPPEFYPGPPMMDGAMGYVQPPPPPYPGPMEPPVSGPDVPSTPAAEAKAAEAAASAYYNPGNPHNVYMPTTQPPPPPYYPPEDKKTQ
- the WBP2 gene encoding WW domain-binding protein 2 isoform X3, with the translated sequence MALNKNHSEGGGVIVNNTESILMSYDHVELTFNDMKNVPEAFKGTKKGTVYLTPYRVVFLSKGKDAMQSFMMPFYLMKDCEIKQPVFGANYIKGTVKAEAGGGWEGSAPYKLTFTAGGAIEFGQRMLQVASQEFYPGPPMMDGAMGYVQPPPPPYPGPMEPPVSGPDVPSTPAAEAKAAEAAASAYYNPGNPHNVYMPTTQPPPPPYYPPEDKKTQ
- the WBP2 gene encoding WW domain-binding protein 2 isoform X2 → MSYDHVELTFNDMKNVPEAFKGTKKGTVYLTPYRVVFLSKGKDAMQSFMMPFYLMKDCEIKQPVFGANYIKGTVKAEAGGGWEGSAPYKLTFTAGGAIEFGQRMLQVASQASRGEAPNGAYGYSYMPSGAYVFPPPVANGMYPCPPGYPYPPPPPEFYPGPPMMDGAMGYVQPPPPPYPGPMEPPVSGPDVPSTPAAEAKAAEAAASAYYNPGNPHNVYMPTTQPPPPPYYPPEDKKTQ